A genomic segment from Nicotiana sylvestris chromosome 1, ASM39365v2, whole genome shotgun sequence encodes:
- the LOC138876845 gene encoding uncharacterized protein — translation MLVSWKANVEPECLMCKKEKEARDHLFWHCDYATQVWNRMCRWLGRQKLGNGNWKQFLQWTISQAKGKSAYAMIFRMMYAEAVYHIWLERNRKAFEKKAETMIFRMLFII, via the coding sequence ATGTTAGTTAGCTGGAAGGCCAATGTAGAACCTGAGTGTTTGATGTGTAAAAAAGAGAAGGAAGCAAGAGATCACCTATTTTGGCATTGTGATTATGCAACCCAAGTGTGGAACAGAATGTGCAGATGGCTTGGAAGACAGAAATTGGGAAATGGCAACTGGAAGCAGTTTCTTCAATGGACCATAAGTCAAGCAAAAGGGAAGTCTGCTTATGCGATGATATTCAGAATGATGTATGCAGAAGCTGTTTATCATATATGGCTTGAAAGAAACAGAAAAGCATTTGAGAAAAAAGCAGAAACGATGATATTCAGAATGCTGTTTATCATATAG
- the LOC104214588 gene encoding phospholipase D gamma 1-like, which translates to MDQYNNSSPLYPYNTGYGYPPHVPPPSNQPYPPLSSGAYPPPASGPYSYPHQAPHYPPPYNTQHSGHYNYHPYPLAPTAPPAPAHHHSSSLDYCYPPPPHGVAPAYPPHAYPPPATSSPMPALEQQGSFQYAAPQHYPHSWLERPLESQPSKVHDSLQCQDSVSSVSSSGASYDHGRDDSSTRPSAYPPIHDLLAKVNLSENHPSAPASSPAPASASYHLGPNPVPSNYNAQGTIYGHPNSFSRWESESPKPTYPTSCAEPQNTQAMQVVPFSPSKKNLKVLLLHGNLDIWVYEAKNLPNMDMFHKTIGDMFGQMSNKITSDPYVSVTVADAVIGRTYVISNNENPVWMQHFNVPVAHYAAEVQFLVKDDDIVGSQLMGTVAVPLEQIYGGGKIEGSFPILNSNGRPCKAGAVLSISVQYYPIDKLSVYHHGVGAGPEYYGVPGTYFPLRMGGTVTLYQDAHVPDGSLPNLMLDFGMQYVHGKCWRDICNAIRQARRLIYITGWSVWHKVRLVRDDASLDKYTLGDLLKSKSQEGVRVLLLVWDDPTSRSILGYKTDGVMATHDEETRSFFKHSSVKVLLCPRVAGKRHSWVKQREVGVIYTHHQKTVIVDADAGNNRRKIIAFVGGLDLCDGRYDTPDHSLFRTLQTVHSDDYHNPTYAGSVTGCPREPWHDLHSKIDGPAAYDVLTNFEERWLKASKPHGIKKLKTSYDDALLRIERMPEILGISDAPSVSGDDPNGWHVQIFRSIDSNSVKGFPKDPKEATMKNLVCGKNVLIDMSIHTAYVKAIRAAQHFIYIENQYFIGSSFNWSQHKDIGANNLIPMEIALKIAEKIRAHERFAAYIVLPMWPEGNPTGAATQRILYWQNKTMQMMYETIYKALEEVGLEDTYSPQDYLNFYCLGNREAGNVGGTESPGTANTPQAFSRKNRRFMIYVHSKGMVVDDEYVILGSANINQRSLEGTRDTEIAMGAYQPHHTWARKQSRPYGQIFGYRMSLWAEHLGVVEDCFTQPESLECVRRVRSMGEFNWKQFAADEVTEMRGHLLKYPVEVDRKGKVKNLPGCPNFPDVGGNIIGSFVAIQENLTI; encoded by the exons ATGGATCAGTATAATAATTCTTCTCCTTTATACCCATATAACACTGGTTATGGGTACCCTCCTCATGTTCCTCCACCTTCAAATCAACCATACCCCCCTCTCAGTTCTGGTGCATATCCTCCTCCTGCTTCTGGTCCATACTCATATCCTCATCAAGCCCCTCACTATCCTCCCCCTTACAACACTCAACATTCTGGTCACTATAACTATCATCCCTATCCACTAGCTCCAACAGCACCTCCAGCGCCCGCTCACCACCATTCCAGCTCTTTAGACTATTGTTATCCTCCTCCACCACATGGTGTTGCTCCTGCCTATCCACCCCACGCATATCCGCCTCCTGCAACATCTTCTCCTATGCCTGCTCTTGAACAGCAAGGCAGTTTTCAATATGCTGCACCTCAGCATTATCCACATTCCTGGCTAGAAAGGCCTTTGGAGAGCCAACCATCCAAAGTTCACGACTCTCTCCAATGCCAAGATAGTGTTTCATCTGTTAGTAGTTCTGGGGCAAGCTATGATCATGGTAGAGATGACTCCTCCACTCGCCCTTCAGCTTATCCACCAATCCATGATCTCTTAGCAAAGGTGAATTTGTCTGAAAATCACCCTTCTGCCCCTGCTTCTTCTCCTGCTCCGGCGTCGGCATCATATCACTTGGGGCCAAACCCTGTTCCCTCAAATTACAATGCTCAAGGGACTATCTATGGCCACCCTAATTCCTTTTCAAGGTGGGAATCGGAGTCTCCAAAACCAACCTATCCGACTTCTTGTGCTGAACCACAGAATACTCAGGCTATGCAGGTTGTGCCATTCTCGCCTTctaaaaaaaacttaaaagttttgCTCTTACACGGTAATCTGGATATTTGGGTATACGAAGCAAAAAATCTCCCGAACATGGACATGTTCCACAAAACCATTGGGGATATGTTTGGGCAAATGAGTAATAAGATCACAAGTGATCCGTACGTCTCAGTTACTGTAGCTGATGCAGTGATTGGCAGGACTTATGTCATAAGCAATAATGAAAATCCCGTGTGGATGCAACATTTTAATGTCCCTGTTGCACACTATGCTGCCGAGGTACAATTTCTTGTCAAGGACGATGATATAGTCGGTTCTCAGCTTATGGGGACAGTGGCTGTCCCACTAGAACAGATATATGGAGGGGGTAAAATAGAGGGGTCCTTTCCGATCCTAAACAGTAACGGAAGACCTTGCAAGGCTGGAGCTGTTTTGAGTATATCAGTCCAATATTATCCAATTGATAAATTAAGTGTTTACCATCATGGAGTTGGTGCTGGTCCTGAGTATTATGGAGTTCCTGGAACCTACTTCCCACTGAGGATGGGTGGAACAGTTACTCTGTATCAAGATGCTCATGTTCCTGATGGAAGCCTACCAAATTTGATGCTGGACTTTGGAATGCAATATGTACATGGAAAGTGCTGGCGCGACATTTGTAATGCCATACGCCAAGCCCGACGGTTGATCTACATTACAGGTTGGTCAGTATGGCACAAAGTCAGACTTGTTAGAGATGATGCTTCTCTTGACAAGTACACTCTAGGGGATCTTTTGAAGTCAAAGTCACAAGAAGGTGTTAGAGTGCTGCTTCTTGTATGGGATGACCCTACATCAAGAAGCATCCTTGGCTATAAGACG GATGGCGTTATGGCAACCCATGATGAAGAGACTCGTAGTTTTTTTAAACATTCTTCTGTAAAAGTGCTGCTTTGTCCTCGAGTGGCAGGGAAGCGTCACAGTTGGGTCAAGCAGAGG GAAGTTGGGGTAATTTATACACATCACCAGAAGACAGTAATAGTGGATGCTGATGCTGGCAACAATCGAAGAAAAATCATAGCATTTGTTGGAGGACTTGATTTATGTGATGGACGATATGATACACCAGATCATTCTCTATTTCGAACACTGCAGACAGTGCACTCTGATGACTATCATAACCCTACTTATGCT GGGAGTGTAACTGGTTGTCCTAGAGAACCATGGCATGACCTGCACAGTAAAATTGATGGGCCTGCAGCATATGATGTTCTCACAAACTTCGAGGAGCGCTGGTTGAAGGCTTCAAAGCCTCATGGCATTAAAAAGTTGAAGACATCGTATGATGATGCTTTGCTCCGAATTGAAAGAATGCCTGAAATTCTTGGTATTTCTGATGCTCCATCTGTGAGCGGCGATGACCCTAACGGTTGGCATGTACAG ATTTTTCGTTCAATTGATTCAAATTCAGTCAAAGGCTTTCCAAAGGATCCCAAAGAAGCTACAATGAAG aACCTGGTCTGTGGGAAAAATGTACTTATTGACATGAGCATACACACAGCATATGTGAAGGCCATTCGTGCTGCACAACATTTCATTTACATTGAAAATCAATATTTTATTGGTTCCTCGTTCAATTGGAGTCAACATAAGGATATTG GTGCAAATAATCTGATTCCAAtggaaattgcactaaaaatagCCGAAAAAATCAGAGCACATGAGAGGTTTGCAGCATACATTGTCCTCCCAATGTGGCCAGAGGGTAATCCAACTGGGGCTGCTACACAAAGAATTCTTTATTGGCAG AACAAGACAATGCAAATGATGTATGAGACTATTTACAAGGCTTTAGAGGAGGTTGGTCTTGAGGATACATACTCTCCACAAGATTATTTGAATTTCTACTGTCTTGGTAACCGTGAGGCTGGTAATGTTGGGGGAACTGAGAGTCCCGGCACTGCAAACACTCCTCAG GCATTCAGTCGAAAAAACCGCAGATTCATGATTTACGTTCATTCTAAGGGGATGGTTGTGGATGATGAGTATGTGATATTGGGATCTGCAAACATCAACCAGCGCTCCCTGGAGGGCACTAGAGACACAGAGATAGCAATGGGAGCATATCAACCTCATCATACATGGGCAAGAAAACAGTCTAGACCCTATGGACAG ATATTTGGATATAGAATGTCTCTGTGGGCTGAGCATCTTGGAGTTGTTGAGGACTGCTTCACACAGCCGGAGTCGTTAGAATGTGTAAGACGGGTCAGATCCATGGGTGAATTTAACTGGAAGCAATTTGCAGCTGATGAAGTAACAGAAATGAGAGGGCACCTCTTAAAATACCCTGTTGAAGTTGATCGCAAAGGCAAGGTGAAGAATCTTCCTGGATGTCCAAATTTCCCAGATGTTGGTGGAAACATAATAGGATCCTTTGTCGCAATTCAAGAAAACCTTACCATTtga